The Sulfurihydrogenibium sp. YO3AOP1 genome has a window encoding:
- a CDS encoding nodulation protein NfeD, with protein sequence MVKILTALLMIFNFSYATIIVGKWNDPITPTTIDYVNRIVNTAEEKSAKAIILQLDTPGGLETSIREIIKTIQKTDIPFIVYVYPKGARAASAGAIITISADVAAMAPATNIGSASPVSMEGKDIEETMKKKVMNDMVAFVKSIAKEKGRNEEIAEKMITESINLTSEEALKSKIIDIIAEDLNDLILKLDGKKVIKNNKEITLNLKNQPIEFVELNFKEKLLTILSNPTVAYFLLMIGFYGIFFELYNPGSIIPGTVGAISLALALYSLNIISANWLGVILIGLGVLFFILEMITPLFGGLAVAGVISLALGSIILIPSDSAYGDISLQVIIPTVIFSAVFFFLVAYKGAKIQREKPKTGSEAMIGDKAVAYTDINKECGKVMYHGELWFAYSDEEIKKDETVIIEKVEGLKLKVRKAKPNDELSCGI encoded by the coding sequence ATGGTTAAGATTTTAACAGCTTTGTTAATGATTTTTAACTTTTCATATGCAACTATCATAGTTGGAAAATGGAATGACCCAATCACACCAACAACGATAGATTATGTCAATAGAATAGTAAATACAGCAGAAGAAAAATCAGCAAAGGCTATAATCCTACAGCTTGATACACCCGGTGGATTAGAGACATCAATAAGAGAGATAATAAAAACAATCCAAAAAACAGATATTCCGTTTATAGTTTATGTGTATCCAAAAGGTGCAAGGGCGGCATCTGCCGGTGCTATCATCACAATATCGGCAGATGTAGCAGCAATGGCTCCGGCAACAAACATAGGCTCAGCATCCCCTGTGTCTATGGAAGGCAAAGACATAGAAGAGACAATGAAAAAGAAAGTAATGAACGATATGGTAGCATTTGTTAAAAGCATTGCTAAAGAAAAAGGAAGAAATGAAGAAATTGCAGAAAAAATGATTACAGAAAGCATAAACCTTACATCAGAAGAAGCATTAAAAAGTAAAATAATAGACATAATAGCAGAAGATTTAAATGATTTAATCTTAAAGCTTGATGGTAAAAAAGTTATAAAAAATAATAAAGAGATTACTCTTAATCTAAAAAATCAGCCGATTGAATTTGTAGAGCTTAATTTTAAAGAAAAACTTTTAACAATTTTATCAAATCCAACGGTTGCATATTTCTTATTGATGATAGGATTTTATGGAATTTTCTTTGAGCTTTACAATCCCGGCTCTATCATCCCCGGAACGGTTGGAGCAATCTCTCTTGCACTGGCTTTATATTCTCTTAATATCATCTCTGCAAACTGGCTTGGTGTGATTTTGATAGGTTTAGGTGTTTTATTCTTTATCTTAGAGATGATAACTCCGTTGTTTGGTGGGCTTGCTGTTGCCGGTGTTATATCCTTAGCTCTTGGGTCTATTATTTTAATCCCTTCCGATTCAGCTTATGGTGATATATCATTGCAAGTAATCATTCCAACGGTAATTTTCAGTGCTGTATTTTTCTTTTTAGTGGCATACAAAGGTGCAAAAATTCAAAGAGAAAAACCAAAAACAGGCTCAGAGGCTATGATTGGAGATAAGGCAGTGGCTTATACAGACATTAATAAAGAATGCGGGAAGGTGATGTATCACGGCGAGCTTTGGTTTGCTTACTCAGATGAAGAGATAAAGAAAGATGAAACGGTAATCATAGAAAAAGTAGAAGGTTTAAAGTTAAAAGTTAGGAAAGCTAAGCCAAATGATGAGTTAAGCTGTGGAATCTGA
- the queC gene encoding 7-cyano-7-deazaguanine synthase QueC: MLKKENIIVLLSGGMDSAVLLWLSKTIFKDVYTISYSYGQKHSIELEYAKELSKIAGVKEHFIVEVPHLKQLKGSALTDENLEIPSENYPDEPPITTVPMRNLIFLSIAASFADVYEIENIGIGIHSLDSPYPDCRAEFASSAEAVINASSVMVAKKKNRIKIFTPFLGMSKTDIAKLGRELGVPFEKTYSCYKGTVPPCGECATCRQREEALRETFSDTTT, encoded by the coding sequence ATGTTAAAGAAAGAAAATATAATCGTTTTATTGTCCGGTGGAATGGATAGTGCTGTTTTACTATGGCTGTCAAAAACTATATTTAAAGATGTATATACTATATCTTACTCTTATGGACAAAAACACAGTATAGAGCTTGAATATGCAAAAGAACTTTCAAAAATTGCAGGCGTAAAGGAGCATTTTATCGTTGAAGTGCCACACCTAAAACAGCTTAAAGGAAGTGCTTTAACAGATGAGAATTTAGAAATTCCATCAGAAAACTATCCGGATGAGCCACCGATAACAACTGTACCAATGAGAAATTTAATATTTTTGTCAATAGCAGCATCGTTTGCTGATGTTTATGAGATAGAAAATATAGGAATTGGCATACATTCCTTAGACTCACCATATCCAGACTGCAGGGCGGAGTTTGCATCATCTGCAGAAGCGGTTATAAATGCAAGTTCTGTGATGGTAGCAAAGAAGAAAAACAGAATAAAGATTTTTACTCCATTCTTGGGCATGAGTAAAACAGATATTGCAAAACTTGGCAGGGAGCTTGGAGTTCCATTTGAAAAAACATACTCTTGTTATAAAGGAACCGTTCCACCCTGCGGAGAGTGTGCAACCTGCAGACAGAGAGAAGAGGCTTTAAGAGAAACTTTTTCAGATACCACAACTTAA
- the prfB gene encoding peptide chain release factor 2, translating to MIVEEIKTKWEEIKEKWDNLKEILKPEKLEEEIKQLDDLMADPNFWNDTKKAQEISSRRNYLGEKLEEILTVDKKVNNLLDYITLLEMEEDQELYNEVEKELKEIEKEISRLELGSLLSDEMDSKNAILTVQAGSGGVEACDWTEMLLRMYTRWAEKRGYQVELVDFQPDDVAGVKSATLIIKGPYAYGYLKGEQGVHRLVRISPFDANKRRHTSFSAVSVIPEIDEDIKVEINEEDLRIDTYRASGAGGQHVNKTDSAVRITHIPTGIVVACQSERSQLQNKLKATNMLKAKLYQLELEKRKEKQKELEGEKKDITWGSQIRSYVFQPYQMVKDLRTGFETGNIEAVMDGEIDDFIESYLKWKAKGGQ from the coding sequence ATGATAGTAGAAGAAATAAAGACTAAATGGGAAGAGATAAAAGAGAAGTGGGATAATTTAAAAGAGATTTTAAAGCCAGAAAAGTTAGAAGAAGAGATAAAACAACTTGATGATTTAATGGCAGACCCTAACTTTTGGAACGATACGAAAAAAGCTCAAGAAATTTCATCAAGGAGAAACTATTTAGGAGAAAAATTAGAAGAAATTTTAACAGTTGATAAAAAAGTCAATAATCTTTTAGACTATATCACACTTCTTGAAATGGAAGAAGACCAAGAGCTTTATAACGAAGTTGAAAAAGAATTAAAAGAGATAGAAAAAGAAATCAGCAGATTAGAGCTTGGCAGTCTGTTATCGGATGAGATGGATTCAAAAAATGCAATTCTTACTGTTCAGGCTGGCTCAGGTGGAGTTGAGGCTTGCGACTGGACAGAGATGCTACTTAGAATGTACACAAGATGGGCAGAAAAGAGAGGTTATCAAGTTGAGCTTGTAGACTTTCAGCCGGATGATGTAGCAGGCGTTAAAAGTGCAACGCTGATTATAAAAGGACCTTATGCTTATGGGTATTTAAAGGGAGAACAAGGAGTTCATAGACTTGTAAGAATTTCTCCATTTGATGCAAACAAAAGAAGACATACATCCTTTTCAGCTGTTTCAGTAATTCCAGAAATTGATGAAGATATAAAAGTAGAAATAAACGAAGAAGACCTTAGAATAGATACATACAGAGCAAGCGGTGCGGGTGGTCAGCATGTAAACAAAACAGATTCAGCTGTTAGAATTACACATATTCCAACCGGTATTGTAGTTGCTTGTCAGAGTGAAAGGTCTCAGCTTCAAAACAAACTTAAAGCTACGAATATGCTTAAAGCAAAGCTTTATCAGTTAGAGCTTGAAAAAAGAAAAGAAAAACAAAAAGAGCTTGAAGGCGAGAAAAAAGACATCACATGGGGAAGTCAGATAAGGTCTTATGTTTTCCAGCCATATCAAATGGTCAAAGATTTAAGAACAGGATTTGAGACTGGAAATATAGAAGCCGTAATGGATGGAGAAATAGACGACTTTATAGAAAGCTATCTAAAATGGAAAGCAAAAGGCGGACAGTAA
- a CDS encoding restriction endonuclease subunit S codes for MKESKGFKETEIGLIPEDWEVVRLGEILEEKNEKVKNYDFKNIVVLSITSKDGLIEQNRKFKHRVASQNISDYKLVRKGELVYGFPINEGVIAFLWRYEMGAVSPAYYTWKLKYPEKTYYIFLDYLLRSPIILNLFKPFISNTVHRRKIIKPHDFKQIPIPLPPLEEQKAIADILSTVQNAIEKTEKVINATKQLKKSMMKHLFTYGAVVVDEIDKVKLKESEIGLIPEHWEVVRFGDIVNFKIGRTSPRKNKDYWTNGKYYWVSISDMKNRYINNTSEMVSEKAHKEIFKEKLTPAGTLLMSFKLTIGRTAILNVDAYHNEAIISIYPKENKVLKEFLFYYLPAVDYSNLQDKAIKGNTLNTSKLNKIPIPLPLLDEQQKIANILTTIDQKIQAEEKKKEALQNLFKTLLQQLMTGKIRVRYPS; via the coding sequence ATGAAAGAGAGTAAAGGGTTTAAAGAAACTGAGATAGGTTTAATTCCAGAGGATTGGGAAGTTGTGAGATTGGGAGAGATATTAGAAGAGAAGAATGAAAAAGTCAAGAATTATGATTTTAAAAATATTGTAGTTCTTTCAATTACAAGTAAAGATGGACTTATTGAACAAAATAGGAAATTTAAGCATAGAGTTGCATCTCAGAATATATCAGATTATAAACTTGTTAGAAAAGGTGAATTGGTTTATGGATTTCCTATAAATGAGGGTGTAATAGCTTTTCTTTGGAGATATGAAATGGGTGCAGTTAGCCCAGCTTACTATACATGGAAATTAAAGTATCCAGAAAAAACTTATTATATTTTTTTAGATTACTTATTAAGAAGTCCTATTATCTTAAATTTATTTAAGCCGTTTATTTCAAATACAGTCCATAGAAGAAAAATTATAAAACCTCACGATTTTAAACAAATCCCAATCCCCCTACCACCACTTGAAGAGCAAAAAGCTATTGCTGATATTCTTTCTACTGTCCAAAATGCTATAGAAAAAACAGAAAAAGTTATAAATGCTACAAAACAGCTTAAAAAGTCTATGATGAAGCATCTTTTTACATATGGAGCTGTTGTAGTTGATGAGATTGATAAAGTTAAATTAAAAGAGTCTGAAATCGGATTAATTCCAGAGCATTGGGAGGTTGTGAGGTTTGGGGATATAGTAAATTTCAAAATTGGTAGAACTTCGCCAAGAAAAAATAAAGATTATTGGACAAATGGAAAGTATTATTGGGTTAGTATTTCAGATATGAAAAATCGATATATTAACAATACATCTGAGATGGTTTCCGAAAAAGCACATAAAGAAATATTCAAAGAGAAATTAACTCCAGCAGGAACGTTATTAATGAGTTTCAAGTTAACAATCGGAAGAACAGCAATATTAAACGTGGATGCTTACCATAACGAGGCTATTATCTCAATCTACCCAAAAGAAAATAAAGTTTTAAAAGAGTTTCTATTTTACTATCTACCAGCCGTTGATTACTCCAATTTGCAAGACAAAGCGATAAAAGGAAATACTCTAAATACTTCTAAGCTAAATAAAATCCCAATCCCCCTCCCACTCCTTGACGAACAACAAAAAATAGCTAACATTCTAACAACCATAGACCAAAAAATCCAAGCAGAAGAAAAGAAAAAAGAAGCTCTGCAAAACCTATTTAAAACACTACTACAACAGCTCATGACAGGAAAAATTAGAGTTAGATATCCATCTTGA
- a CDS encoding prephenate dehydrogenase/arogenate dehydrogenase family protein, which produces MEKDFGGFKGILIIGLGLIGGSLALALRKEGYKGKIYGFDLNKNRIEKALELKAIDEGYDFYEKIPWENIDFVVLSTPVKTFESIALKIKPFLKDDTVVSDVGSVKGDLVLRLYEILKPHVFVGVHPIAGTEKEGIENAKYDLFKNARLILTPVGEDREKIEKVEKFWKDIGSKTEIMDPHLHDFVFASVSHLPHAIAFALVDSLIDLSKETGIDLFKYPGGGFKDFTRIAASSPTVWKDIFLENKENVLHTIDVFQKSLERLKEAIKKEDEKEILNILSESREKRMSLD; this is translated from the coding sequence GTGGAAAAAGATTTTGGTGGATTTAAGGGAATTTTAATCATTGGTCTTGGACTAATTGGAGGTTCTTTAGCCTTAGCATTAAGAAAAGAAGGTTATAAAGGCAAAATCTACGGGTTTGATTTAAATAAAAACAGAATAGAGAAAGCATTAGAGCTTAAAGCAATCGATGAAGGTTATGATTTTTATGAAAAGATTCCTTGGGAAAATATAGATTTTGTAGTTTTATCAACACCTGTTAAAACCTTTGAAAGCATAGCATTAAAAATAAAACCTTTTTTGAAAGATGATACAGTTGTATCTGATGTTGGCAGTGTAAAAGGTGATTTGGTACTAAGATTGTATGAGATACTAAAGCCACATGTTTTTGTAGGAGTCCATCCAATAGCAGGAACAGAAAAAGAAGGCATAGAAAATGCAAAGTATGATTTATTTAAAAATGCAAGATTGATATTAACTCCTGTAGGAGAAGATAGAGAGAAAATAGAAAAGGTTGAAAAGTTTTGGAAGGACATTGGCTCAAAAACAGAAATAATGGACCCACATTTACATGATTTTGTCTTTGCCAGTGTATCACATCTGCCCCATGCAATAGCTTTTGCACTTGTTGATAGCTTGATAGATTTATCAAAAGAGACAGGAATTGATTTATTTAAATATCCGGGCGGAGGATTTAAAGACTTTACAAGAATAGCAGCAAGCTCACCAACGGTTTGGAAGGATATATTCTTAGAAAATAAAGAAAATGTTTTACATACAATAGATGTTTTTCAAAAATCCTTAGAAAGGTTAAAAGAGGCTATCAAAAAAGAGGATGAGAAAGAGATTTTAAATATCTTGTCAGAAAGTAGAGAAAAGAGAATGTCGTTGGATTAG
- a CDS encoding universal stress protein: MIGRILVGLDGSKISKVAGEYGIYLSKKLKRPVVGIHIIDIRLLEGPFLSDIAGGLGFTVYGDLTAKIKEVLDAKADAILDEFAVRCREEGGDCSIASAYGVVVDELINMADPEDILIVGKKGEHAGFAPLFLGSTAEAVARKAHCPVMVTPPEFREIKNILLAFDGREKSVHAAIYVNYLAKTLQTNVKVISVFKDKVEDQPLAESFKERLESILEVPFEFIDKYGLPEDVLDEYITTNKDNLDLIVMGAFGESVVKELILGSTTNYIMSRSPVPVLLVK; encoded by the coding sequence ATGATTGGCAGAATTCTTGTTGGATTAGATGGTTCAAAAATTAGTAAAGTAGCAGGAGAATACGGAATTTATCTGTCAAAAAAATTAAAAAGACCGGTTGTAGGTATTCATATCATTGATATAAGACTATTAGAAGGACCTTTCTTATCAGATATAGCAGGCGGTCTTGGTTTTACTGTTTACGGAGATTTAACAGCTAAAATAAAAGAAGTTCTTGATGCAAAAGCAGATGCAATTTTAGATGAATTTGCTGTAAGATGTAGAGAAGAAGGCGGTGATTGTTCTATTGCATCAGCTTATGGCGTGGTTGTAGATGAGCTTATTAACATGGCTGACCCGGAGGATATATTGATAGTTGGAAAGAAAGGTGAGCATGCAGGATTTGCTCCACTTTTCCTTGGCTCTACAGCTGAAGCAGTAGCAAGAAAAGCACACTGCCCAGTGATGGTAACACCACCAGAATTTAGAGAAATAAAAAATATTTTACTTGCATTTGATGGAAGAGAAAAATCAGTCCATGCTGCAATCTATGTAAACTATTTAGCAAAAACATTACAAACAAATGTAAAAGTTATCTCTGTGTTTAAGGATAAAGTAGAAGACCAACCATTAGCAGAAAGCTTTAAAGAAAGGCTTGAGTCTATTCTTGAAGTTCCGTTTGAATTCATTGATAAATACGGCTTACCGGAAGATGTATTAGATGAATACATAACCACAAATAAAGACAATCTTGACCTTATTGTAATGGGTGCGTTTGGTGAAAGTGTCGTTAAAGAGCTTATTCTTGGAAGTACAACAAACTATATAATGTCAAGGTCTCCTGTCCCCGTATTGCTTGTTAAGTAA
- a CDS encoding cation diffusion facilitator family transporter, which yields MNNNHHQTLKERWILGSLTLNLFLSILKLVVGLITNSLGLIAEAIHSFSDLIASVISFISVKITAKKSKDFPYGLYKVENIAAVIISFFLFFAAYEILKEAFLSHESHQVKNPEYAIIVMLIAMVLTFFYSRFEKKAGEKLNSPVLVADAEHIWADFLSSIIVLIGLISVYFGYNLDKYAAAIVSVFIFKSGFEILKDSIKVLLDYSLDLDELNKIKNLILKNPAVVDIKEIKGRTAGSYKFVEAEILLHNMSLREAHRIVDEIAEEIKQKIQNIESVVIHYEPARQEGLRIGVLCDENQNIKDFETARVVCIYDISQDLEILSSYNITIEESSLSKLLSKLGLDVLVSKNHPLDFKVRFLLSKSSIMVWETEKNKVDESVNEVVKSWKEFIKGEV from the coding sequence ATGAATAACAATCATCACCAAACCTTAAAAGAGCGTTGGATACTTGGCTCTCTAACTTTAAATCTTTTTTTATCGATTTTAAAACTTGTTGTTGGACTTATCACAAATAGTCTTGGGCTTATTGCTGAGGCTATCCACTCTTTTTCTGACCTCATAGCATCTGTTATATCATTTATCAGCGTAAAGATTACAGCAAAAAAATCAAAAGATTTTCCCTACGGTCTTTATAAAGTAGAAAACATAGCAGCTGTAATAATATCTTTTTTCTTATTCTTTGCAGCTTATGAAATACTTAAAGAAGCATTTTTATCACATGAAAGCCATCAAGTAAAAAATCCAGAGTATGCAATCATTGTTATGTTGATTGCGATGGTTTTAACATTTTTCTATTCAAGATTCGAAAAGAAAGCCGGTGAAAAACTAAACTCTCCTGTTCTTGTTGCAGATGCTGAGCATATTTGGGCTGACTTTCTTTCTTCCATTATAGTTTTGATAGGTCTAATCAGTGTTTATTTTGGTTATAACTTAGATAAGTATGCAGCAGCAATCGTATCTGTATTTATTTTTAAAAGCGGATTTGAAATTTTAAAAGATTCAATAAAAGTTTTGCTTGATTATTCATTAGACTTAGATGAGCTTAATAAAATCAAAAATTTAATTCTTAAAAATCCGGCAGTAGTTGATATAAAAGAAATAAAAGGAAGAACTGCGGGAAGTTATAAATTTGTTGAAGCAGAAATACTTCTTCATAATATGTCTCTTAGAGAGGCACACAGAATCGTTGATGAAATTGCAGAGGAGATAAAACAAAAAATACAAAACATAGAATCTGTCGTAATACATTACGAACCGGCAAGACAGGAAGGTTTAAGAATAGGCGTTTTATGTGATGAAAATCAAAACATAAAAGATTTTGAAACAGCAAGAGTCGTATGCATTTACGATATTAGCCAAGATTTAGAAATTCTTAGCAGTTATAATATAACCATAGAAGAAAGCAGTCTATCTAAACTTCTTTCAAAGCTTGGATTAGATGTTTTAGTATCAAAAAATCATCCACTTGATTTTAAAGTAAGATTTTTACTATCAAAAAGTAGTATCATGGTATGGGAAACAGAAAAAAATAAAGTAGATGAATCAGTCAATGAAGTGGTAAAATCTTGGAAAGAATTTATAAAAGGAGAGGTATAG
- the carA gene encoding glutamine-hydrolyzing carbamoyl-phosphate synthase small subunit, which translates to MERAILALEDGHFFYGYAFSGFKLKETDGEVIFNTSMTGYQEILTDPSYKGQIVVMTGAEIGNYGINDEDSQSDRVWVNGFVVKDVPAIYSNYRAKKSLKEYLEESNVIGIFGVDTRAVVRVLRDYGVMKGYIGIGDISPQEAVRKARSIPDISELNLVKEVSTSKVYRWTQKSWKWPEGYTEQTEFHYKVAVIDYGVKKDILRLLADRNLELICFPHNVSAEEVLSINPDGIFLSNGPGDPAILTYQIQQIKKLIASEKPIFGICLGHQLLSWAFGSRTYKLEFGHHGGNHPVKNLKTGKVEITAQNHNYATDESKLPQDVEITHINLNDNTVEGMRHKNYPVFSIQHHPEAAPGPHDSFYIFDEFYNLIKACKK; encoded by the coding sequence ATGGAAAGAGCGATTTTAGCACTTGAAGATGGTCATTTTTTCTATGGTTATGCATTTTCCGGCTTTAAATTAAAAGAAACAGACGGAGAAGTAATCTTTAATACATCAATGACAGGATATCAAGAAATCTTAACAGACCCATCTTACAAAGGTCAAATTGTAGTTATGACAGGTGCAGAAATTGGAAACTACGGGATAAACGACGAAGACAGTCAATCTGACAGAGTTTGGGTTAATGGCTTTGTTGTAAAGGATGTCCCTGCTATTTATTCAAATTATAGAGCAAAAAAAAGCTTAAAAGAGTACTTGGAAGAAAGCAACGTAATTGGAATTTTTGGCGTAGATACAAGAGCTGTAGTTAGAGTTTTAAGAGACTACGGAGTAATGAAAGGATACATCGGCATTGGTGATATTTCACCCCAAGAAGCAGTAAGAAAAGCAAGAAGCATTCCGGATATTTCAGAGCTAAATTTAGTTAAGGAAGTATCAACATCAAAAGTTTATAGATGGACTCAAAAAAGTTGGAAATGGCCAGAAGGTTATACGGAGCAAACAGAATTTCATTATAAAGTTGCAGTAATAGACTATGGCGTTAAAAAAGATATTTTAAGACTTCTTGCCGATAGAAATTTAGAGCTAATATGTTTTCCTCACAACGTTTCAGCAGAAGAGGTGTTAAGCATAAATCCGGATGGAATTTTCTTATCAAATGGACCGGGAGACCCGGCGATTTTAACCTATCAAATACAGCAGATAAAAAAACTTATTGCTTCAGAAAAGCCAATTTTTGGTATATGTCTTGGACATCAGCTTTTATCTTGGGCTTTTGGAAGTAGAACTTATAAGCTTGAATTTGGTCATCATGGTGGAAACCATCCAGTCAAAAATCTAAAAACAGGAAAAGTTGAAATTACAGCACAAAACCACAACTACGCAACGGATGAATCTAAACTCCCTCAAGATGTTGAAATTACCCATATTAACTTAAATGATAACACAGTAGAAGGAATGAGACATAAAAATTATCCTGTATTTTCAATCCAGCATCATCCGGAAGCAGCACCGGGACCTCATGACTCATTCTATATTTTTGATGAATTTTACAATTTGATTAAAGCGTGTAAGAAGTAA
- a CDS encoding IS256 family transposase, whose protein sequence is MDKKEYFEKILDRSTEELVKELFPNGITTQEEKIGIRKLLESVVELIMNQERNFFLENDEDNKANGYYERSLNTGSFKLNINVPRDRKGKFRPQILPDPYKRVNEDYIDLLMSLVSNGYSESKIDSTLKSLGLNYSKQHMDAIKKQLIERLNDFKTRELPSDAFVLYIDAYHCDIKEKNKIRKASVYVVLGIDLQGNKDIFGFYTFFSSENKADWIKVFNDLIDRGLKRVMLIVSDDFPGITKAIETLFPYTDHQLCLVHLQRNVRNQMDKEDSQVFNKELKNIKENSLDYEDGLEKLDDLCGRFKSKYPSFIKHIQSNKERYLCFLKYPENLRKHIYTTNPVESVNSMIEKVRINLGGYFQSVDILEINLLIQRDNLKNGKWKKPIPAFKGVSYEILQLFNKKFSIQTQNY, encoded by the coding sequence ATGGATAAGAAAGAATACTTTGAAAAAATATTAGACAGATCTACCGAAGAATTAGTAAAAGAACTTTTCCCAAACGGTATAACAACTCAAGAAGAAAAGATAGGTATAAGAAAGCTTTTAGAATCTGTTGTGGAACTGATTATGAATCAGGAAAGAAATTTCTTCCTTGAAAATGATGAAGACAACAAAGCAAACGGATATTATGAAAGAAGCCTAAATACTGGTTCTTTCAAGCTTAACATAAATGTCCCAAGAGATAGAAAGGGTAAATTTAGACCACAAATATTACCTGACCCTTATAAAAGAGTTAATGAAGATTATATAGACCTTCTTATGAGTTTGGTATCCAATGGATACTCAGAAAGCAAGATAGATTCTACATTAAAAAGCTTGGGCTTAAACTACTCAAAACAACATATGGATGCAATCAAAAAACAGCTTATAGAAAGACTTAATGATTTTAAAACAAGAGAGCTTCCATCGGATGCATTTGTACTGTATATAGACGCATATCACTGTGATATAAAAGAGAAAAACAAAATCAGAAAGGCTTCTGTCTATGTAGTTCTTGGAATAGATTTACAAGGAAATAAAGATATATTTGGATTTTACACATTTTTCAGTAGTGAAAACAAAGCAGACTGGATAAAAGTATTCAATGATTTAATAGATAGAGGACTAAAAAGGGTAATGCTTATAGTAAGTGATGATTTTCCTGGGATAACAAAAGCCATAGAAACACTATTTCCTTATACAGACCATCAGCTATGTTTAGTCCATTTACAAAGAAACGTTAGAAATCAGATGGATAAAGAAGATTCACAAGTATTTAACAAAGAACTGAAAAACATAAAAGAAAACAGCTTAGATTATGAAGATGGATTAGAAAAATTAGATGATTTATGCGGTAGATTTAAGTCTAAATATCCAAGCTTTATAAAACATATTCAATCTAACAAAGAGAGATACTTATGTTTTTTAAAATATCCAGAAAATCTAAGAAAGCACATATACACAACAAATCCAGTTGAAAGTGTTAATAGCATGATAGAAAAGGTAAGAATAAATTTAGGTGGATATTTTCAATCTGTGGACATTCTTGAGATAAATCTGCTTATACAAAGAGACAATTTAAAGAATGGAAAATGGAAAAAGCCTATACCTGCTTTTAAAGGAGTCTCTTATGAAATTTTACAATTGTTTAATAAAAAGTTTTCAATCCAGACACAAAATTATTGA
- the recR gene encoding recombination mediator RecR — translation MNIVPETIQQVISEISRLPGYGEKTAQRLAVNLLKMPKGEAVDLVRHLALMLDKVHLCRECGIFTEKEICDVCSDESRDRSVICVVEESFDAFMIENTGKYSGLYHVLGGRLSPLEGIGPEKLNIKSLIDRIKKLNVKEIIFATNPTVEGEATANYIHNLIKNYPITISRLAYGLPFGGVLENADDFTLAKALENKQILK, via the coding sequence TTGAATATAGTTCCGGAGACTATTCAGCAGGTTATATCGGAAATATCTAGACTACCAGGTTATGGAGAAAAGACAGCCCAAAGATTAGCTGTCAATCTATTAAAAATGCCCAAAGGTGAAGCGGTAGACCTTGTAAGACACTTGGCTTTAATGCTTGACAAAGTTCATCTTTGCAGAGAATGCGGAATTTTTACAGAAAAAGAAATTTGCGATGTATGTAGTGATGAAAGTAGAGATAGGTCTGTTATCTGTGTAGTTGAAGAGTCTTTTGATGCTTTTATGATTGAAAATACAGGCAAATACAGCGGACTTTATCATGTTTTAGGCGGAAGGCTTTCTCCATTAGAGGGAATAGGTCCAGAAAAGCTAAACATAAAATCTTTGATTGACAGAATAAAAAAATTAAATGTAAAAGAAATTATCTTTGCAACAAATCCAACAGTAGAAGGCGAAGCAACAGCAAATTATATACATAATTTGATAAAAAACTATCCTATAACCATCTCAAGATTAGCTTATGGCTTACCTTTTGGCGGAGTATTAGAAAATGCAGATGATTTTACATTAGCCAAAGCATTGGAAAATAAACAGATTTTGAAGTGA
- a CDS encoding YbaB/EbfC family nucleoid-associated protein has protein sequence MFNFGNLAELMKQAQSIKENVEKAKEELKNEKIVVEVGGGMVKVVSDGLGTVLDLEIDKSLLNENEYPVLKDLLIAAINEVSERSKEVVADKISQATGLPMNMSKFGGMF, from the coding sequence ATGTTTAACTTTGGAAATTTGGCTGAGTTAATGAAACAGGCACAAAGCATAAAAGAAAACGTTGAAAAAGCAAAAGAAGAGCTTAAAAATGAAAAAATAGTCGTTGAAGTTGGCGGAGGAATGGTGAAGGTTGTATCAGATGGTCTTGGAACAGTGTTAGATTTAGAAATAGATAAATCACTTCTTAATGAAAACGAATACCCAGTCTTAAAAGATTTGCTTATCGCGGCTATAAATGAAGTATCAGAAAGGTCTAAGGAAGTTGTAGCAGATAAAATTTCTCAAGCTACCGGTCTTCCTATGAATATGTCTAAATTTGGTGGTATGTTTTGA